In one Trichlorobacter lovleyi SZ genomic region, the following are encoded:
- a CDS encoding DUF4403 family protein — MYRFYIVCILLLLSATSASAAVPASSINLSVETSAADLSAIVNQSLPQELYKGQGGLGTSVKVLRTGPVAVTANDNFIYLTLPIQLTFSYGFYESYPLRAGLRFKARVNITPDWRLKTELYYTGLSDNLADTLKLGPLSLKPKSMVEGITQPVQRLLAPIIDNKVNDAVQLRAKVAPLWQNAFTPSMINKDFSTWLKLTPERVVISPLQAVNNRISLSIGVITGAAVTVGPKPAATPARPLPPVQQVSTFDKQFNIQLATDIFFEDLVTALNPVLLDKTFGEDKKITIKKFSMKGEEGRLMVNLTSTGEFDGELTVLAKPAYNPQTNSLTFEEVDFDTRHAGWLISAGSWLFSSTIRSTIKEKLDSAIVEQLEKARIKASSTLSSMQLAERVRLSGTVKALSLGEAAVLQDHLSVQVVAQGEASVLLK, encoded by the coding sequence GTGTACCGTTTTTACATAGTCTGTATCCTACTGTTGTTGAGTGCAACCTCTGCCTCAGCCGCTGTGCCTGCCTCTTCCATCAACCTGAGTGTGGAGACCTCGGCGGCTGACCTCTCGGCAATAGTTAACCAGTCACTGCCCCAGGAACTGTACAAGGGGCAAGGCGGGCTGGGCACCTCGGTCAAGGTGCTGCGCACCGGGCCGGTGGCGGTAACGGCCAACGACAACTTCATTTACCTGACCCTGCCAATTCAGCTGACCTTCAGCTATGGCTTTTACGAGAGCTATCCACTGCGGGCCGGGCTGCGCTTCAAGGCCAGGGTGAACATCACTCCGGATTGGCGTCTGAAGACCGAGCTGTACTACACCGGCCTGTCAGACAATCTGGCCGACACCCTCAAGCTGGGGCCGCTTTCCCTGAAACCGAAAAGTATGGTTGAAGGGATTACCCAGCCGGTACAGCGGCTGCTGGCACCGATCATAGACAACAAAGTCAACGATGCGGTCCAGTTGCGGGCCAAGGTTGCCCCCCTGTGGCAGAACGCCTTTACCCCGTCCATGATCAACAAGGATTTCAGCACCTGGCTGAAGCTGACCCCGGAAAGGGTCGTGATCAGCCCGTTGCAGGCCGTAAACAACCGGATCAGCCTGTCAATTGGTGTTATCACCGGCGCAGCAGTAACGGTGGGTCCCAAGCCTGCTGCAACTCCGGCACGCCCCCTGCCGCCGGTACAGCAGGTATCGACCTTTGATAAACAGTTTAATATCCAGCTTGCCACCGATATCTTTTTTGAGGATCTGGTGACGGCCCTGAATCCGGTACTACTGGACAAAACCTTTGGCGAAGACAAGAAGATCACCATTAAGAAGTTCAGTATGAAGGGTGAAGAAGGCCGTTTGATGGTAAACCTGACCAGTACCGGTGAGTTTGATGGTGAACTGACCGTGCTGGCCAAGCCGGCCTACAACCCGCAGACCAACAGCCTGACCTTTGAAGAGGTTGATTTTGATACCAGGCATGCCGGATGGCTGATCAGTGCCGGCAGTTGGCTGTTCAGCAGCACGATCCGCAGCACCATTAAAGAAAAGCTGGACAGCGCCATAGTAGAACAGTTGGAAAAGGCCCGTATCAAGGCATCCTCAACCCTGTCTTCAATGCAACTTGCCGAACGGGTCAGACTGAGCGGCACAGTGAAGGCACTCTCCCTTGGCGAGGCAGCTGTGCTGCAGGATCACCTGTCTGTGCAGGTGGTGGCCCAGGGCGAGGCATCCGTTCTGTTGAAGTAG
- the hoxE gene encoding bidirectional hydrogenase complex protein HoxE has translation MSGDCCEHALLADDPRLKLVERAMKRLQYQPDALIEVLHTAQEAFGYLSRELLAHVAARLKLPESQVFGVATFYHFFTLRPKGEHSCIVCTGTACYVKGAGEILGRLEQAAGIKAGQTTADGRLSLGTARCLGNCSLAPMMMLDDTVHGPESPDGAVDKLNRLLEVPHEQG, from the coding sequence ATGAGTGGTGATTGCTGCGAACATGCACTGCTGGCCGATGATCCCCGCCTGAAGTTGGTGGAGCGGGCCATGAAGCGCTTGCAGTACCAGCCGGATGCCCTGATTGAGGTGTTGCATACGGCCCAGGAGGCGTTCGGCTATTTAAGTCGCGAACTGCTGGCCCATGTTGCGGCCCGGTTGAAGCTGCCGGAAAGCCAGGTCTTTGGCGTGGCCACCTTCTACCATTTCTTTACCCTGCGTCCCAAGGGTGAGCATTCCTGCATCGTTTGTACCGGCACGGCCTGTTATGTCAAAGGGGCGGGCGAGATACTGGGCAGGCTGGAGCAGGCGGCAGGGATCAAGGCCGGACAGACCACGGCTGATGGCAGGCTCTCGCTGGGCACGGCCCGCTGCCTGGGCAACTGTTCCCTGGCGCCGATGATGATGCTGGATGATACGGTGCATGGCCCGGAGAGCCCGGATGGTGCGGTTGATAAGTTGAACAGGCTGCTGGAGGTACCCCATGAACAGGGTTGA
- a CDS encoding TatA/E family twin arginine-targeting protein translocase gives MFGIGMPELIVIMVIALIVIGPNKLPELAKSLGKGLAEFKKASEDFQRNIQEEARKVEVQESEKKAEAASDTQQQEATAKPDESKKPA, from the coding sequence ATGTTTGGAATCGGCATGCCGGAACTGATTGTCATAATGGTCATCGCACTGATCGTGATCGGCCCCAACAAACTGCCTGAACTTGCCAAATCCCTGGGCAAGGGACTGGCAGAGTTCAAGAAGGCCTCAGAAGACTTCCAGCGGAACATACAGGAAGAGGCCCGCAAGGTAGAGGTACAGGAATCCGAAAAAAAAGCGGAGGCTGCCTCTGATACCCAACAGCAGGAAGCAACCGCCAAACCAGATGAAAGCAAAAAGCCTGCCTGA
- a CDS encoding Hsp20/alpha crystallin family protein has product MALVKYNPLRELRSMQDQMDRLLNLSWGGGEYPGEDIKEGIWQPAVDIYETADSIVIKAELPDVDQKDIDVRIEDNLLTIKGERKHESEVKKENYHRIERYFGSFQRSFKLPATVEQEKVAASCEKGVLTVTLPKKEEVKPKQINVEVK; this is encoded by the coding sequence ATGGCACTCGTCAAGTACAACCCGTTACGTGAGCTGCGCAGCATGCAGGACCAGATGGACCGTCTGCTGAATCTCTCCTGGGGAGGTGGTGAGTATCCGGGGGAAGATATCAAAGAGGGGATCTGGCAACCGGCGGTGGACATCTATGAGACTGCAGATTCAATTGTGATCAAGGCAGAGCTGCCTGATGTGGATCAAAAAGATATCGATGTCCGGATTGAAGATAACCTGTTGACCATCAAGGGTGAGCGCAAGCACGAGAGTGAGGTCAAGAAGGAGAACTACCATCGGATTGAGCGTTATTTCGGCTCCTTTCAGCGCAGCTTCAAACTGCCTGCCACGGTAGAGCAGGAAAAAGTTGCAGCCAGTTGCGAAAAAGGAGTTTTAACCGTGACGCTGCCCAAAAAGGAAGAGGTCAAGCCGAAGCAGATCAATGTTGAGGTCAAATAA
- the hoxU gene encoding bidirectional hydrogenase complex protein HoxU codes for MPAITLTINNDLVSARQGQTLLEVAREHGIEIPTLCHLDGLEAMGGCRLCLVELQGTSRPVPSCVTRAAEGMVVITHSDKLVEYRKMLVELLLAERTHTCSICVQNNNCELQILAARLGIDHVRFDYLHQQLPMDASRERFALDHNRCVLCLRCVRVCDAVEGAHTWDVRGRGSTSRIVADLDRPWGTSTSCTDCGKCVQLCPTGALFKKGATVGEMKKERSFLNRILERRRLAAQGGTP; via the coding sequence ATGCCGGCCATAACCCTGACCATCAATAATGACCTGGTCTCTGCCCGTCAGGGGCAGACCCTGCTTGAAGTGGCCCGTGAGCACGGGATCGAGATTCCCACCCTCTGCCACCTGGATGGCCTTGAGGCGATGGGGGGCTGCCGCCTTTGTCTGGTGGAACTGCAGGGGACTTCGCGCCCGGTTCCCTCATGCGTCACCAGGGCGGCTGAGGGGATGGTGGTGATCACCCACAGCGACAAGCTTGTGGAATACCGCAAGATGCTGGTGGAGCTGCTGTTGGCGGAGCGGACCCATACCTGTTCCATCTGCGTGCAGAACAACAACTGCGAGCTGCAGATCCTGGCTGCCCGACTGGGGATCGACCATGTCCGCTTTGACTACCTGCATCAGCAACTGCCGATGGATGCCAGCCGCGAGCGGTTTGCCCTGGACCACAACCGTTGTGTGCTCTGCCTGCGCTGCGTGCGGGTCTGCGATGCCGTGGAAGGCGCCCATACCTGGGATGTGCGGGGACGCGGCTCCACCAGCAGGATCGTGGCAGACCTGGATCGTCCCTGGGGTACCAGCACCAGTTGTACTGACTGCGGCAAATGTGTCCAGCTCTGCCCCACCGGCGCCCTGTTCAAGAAAGGGGCCACGGTAGGTGAGATGAAGAAGGAGCGCAGTTTCCTGAACCGGATTCTGGAGCGGCGGCGGCTGGCAGCCCAAGGGGGTACGCCATGA
- a CDS encoding Ni/Fe hydrogenase subunit alpha, whose protein sequence is MSKTITIAPVTRIEGHAKITIQLNDAGEVADARFHVTEFRGFEKFCLGRSYREMPSITERICGICPVSHALASAKAGDMLKGVNIPPTAEKLRRLMHYAQLVQSHALSFFLLSGPDLLLGMESDPAKRNLMGLIEAQPDLARQGIRLRQFGQEVIRLLGDRAVHPAWAVSGGVREPLTADKRDWIAARLPEALATAKKALALGYDALQRLSEEADCYGSFPSLFLGLVSPDGGLEQYDGKLRLIDADGRNLEGDLDPSRYAEFIGEAEQSWSYLKFPYYKPRGHEGEAGMYRVGPLARLNLADYAGTPLAEQELRRFRQFREGGGPVLGSFYYHQARLIELLYCLERIGELLNDPHLLDSHVRSHARTNNRIGIGVVEAPRGVLFHEYHVDDDGLLSYINLIIATGQNNLAMNRTVLQIAKKYLSGSRLDEGLLNRVEHGIRCYDPCLSCSTHAVGRMPMQLELYSPDGRLIQRLERSSHPP, encoded by the coding sequence ATGTCAAAGACCATTACCATAGCGCCGGTTACCCGGATCGAAGGCCACGCCAAGATCACCATTCAGCTTAACGACGCTGGTGAAGTGGCTGATGCCCGTTTCCATGTTACCGAGTTCCGCGGCTTTGAGAAATTCTGTCTGGGGCGCAGCTACCGCGAGATGCCCTCCATTACCGAGCGGATCTGCGGTATCTGTCCGGTCAGCCATGCCCTGGCCTCGGCCAAGGCCGGTGATATGCTCAAAGGGGTTAACATACCACCAACGGCCGAGAAACTGCGGCGTCTGATGCACTATGCCCAGCTGGTACAGAGTCACGCCTTGAGTTTTTTCCTGCTCTCCGGCCCTGACCTGCTGTTGGGGATGGAGAGTGATCCGGCCAAGCGCAACCTGATGGGGCTGATTGAGGCGCAACCTGATCTTGCCAGGCAGGGCATACGATTACGGCAGTTTGGGCAAGAGGTTATCCGCCTGCTGGGTGATCGTGCTGTGCATCCGGCCTGGGCGGTCTCCGGCGGAGTACGGGAGCCGCTGACAGCAGACAAGCGGGACTGGATTGCAGCCCGGCTGCCTGAGGCACTGGCAACCGCAAAAAAAGCTCTGGCCCTTGGCTACGACGCCCTGCAACGTCTGTCTGAGGAGGCTGATTGCTACGGCAGCTTCCCCAGCCTGTTTCTGGGGCTGGTCTCGCCAGATGGCGGGCTGGAGCAGTACGATGGCAAGTTGCGGCTGATTGATGCCGACGGCAGAAATCTTGAGGGTGATCTTGATCCATCCCGTTATGCCGAGTTCATCGGTGAGGCAGAGCAGAGCTGGAGCTATCTGAAGTTCCCCTATTACAAGCCCCGTGGTCATGAAGGTGAGGCCGGCATGTACCGGGTTGGTCCGTTGGCCCGCCTGAATCTGGCTGATTATGCCGGAACTCCCCTGGCAGAGCAGGAATTACGGCGGTTCCGCCAGTTCAGGGAAGGAGGCGGCCCGGTGCTGGGCAGCTTCTACTATCACCAGGCCCGTTTGATCGAACTGCTCTACTGTCTGGAACGGATCGGCGAACTGCTGAATGATCCGCACCTGCTGGACAGCCATGTGCGCAGTCACGCCCGCACCAACAACCGGATCGGGATCGGTGTGGTGGAAGCACCCCGGGGGGTGCTGTTCCACGAATATCATGTGGATGATGACGGCCTGCTCTCCTACATTAACCTGATCATCGCCACCGGTCAGAACAATCTGGCCATGAACCGCACCGTGCTGCAGATTGCCAAGAAGTATCTCTCCGGCAGCAGGCTGGATGAAGGGCTCTTAAACCGGGTGGAACATGGTATCCGCTGTTATGACCCCTGTCTTTCCTGCTCTACCCATGCCGTAGGCAGAATGCCGATGCAGCTGGAGCTGTACAGCCCGGATGGCCGACTTATCCAACGTCTGGAACGTTCTTCACACCCCCCTTGA
- a CDS encoding NuoF family protein: MNRVELAELAEAVTAQQQSCRLRLMVCCGTPCVAAGAEAVMAALRERLASLGNPADLELVGTGCQGPCSRGPLLTMLRPGQPEQVWEKSTPELAVSILEAELQQTAVPDANLLPADWPFFRCQTRLVLANSGKIDPESLDQYIGRGGYESLAQALHEMTPDDVCSGVVQSGLRGRGGGGYPTGLKWQLVRKSSGSRKFVVANGDEGDPGAYMDRSLMESDPHRILEGMAIAGYAIGAEQGYVYVRGEYPVAAQRLRKAIKDAERAGLLGSRVLDSSFSFRIDIRIGAGAFVCGEETALLASIMGRRGQPRIRPPYPAEAGLWGCPTLINNVETFGNIPSIFSIGPQAFNAIGNGKSRGTKVFALCGEVVNNGLIEVPMGISLREIVFEIGGGLANGAAFKAAQTGGPSGGCIPAEKLDTPVDYENLQALGSIMGSGGLIVMGEQSCMVDVARFFMEFCLDESCGKCVPCRTGTVEIYRLLSRICNGSASQRDLQTLEQLCRMVKDTSLCGLGAAAPNPVLSTLRWFRAEYEAHVGGRRCPAGVCSMDQLPLHLLGEQLLQRIAALRCDGEGY; this comes from the coding sequence ATGAACAGGGTTGAACTGGCTGAACTGGCCGAAGCGGTGACAGCCCAACAGCAGTCCTGTCGTCTGCGTCTGATGGTCTGTTGCGGCACCCCCTGTGTCGCGGCCGGTGCTGAGGCGGTGATGGCTGCTCTGAGGGAACGGCTTGCCAGTCTAGGTAATCCGGCTGATCTGGAGCTGGTGGGAACCGGCTGCCAGGGGCCCTGCAGCCGTGGCCCGTTGCTGACGATGCTGCGTCCTGGTCAGCCTGAGCAGGTCTGGGAGAAGAGTACGCCGGAGCTGGCGGTGTCGATCCTTGAGGCAGAGCTGCAGCAGACAGCTGTACCGGATGCAAACCTGTTGCCTGCAGACTGGCCGTTTTTCAGGTGCCAGACCCGGCTGGTGCTGGCCAACAGCGGCAAAATAGATCCTGAATCCCTTGACCAGTACATAGGCCGTGGCGGCTATGAAAGTCTGGCTCAGGCGCTGCATGAGATGACCCCTGACGATGTCTGCAGCGGCGTCGTGCAGAGCGGCCTGCGGGGCAGGGGCGGTGGCGGCTACCCCACCGGCCTCAAATGGCAACTGGTACGCAAGAGCAGCGGCAGCCGCAAGTTTGTGGTGGCCAACGGCGATGAAGGCGATCCCGGTGCCTACATGGACCGCTCGCTGATGGAGTCAGACCCCCATCGAATTCTGGAGGGGATGGCCATTGCGGGGTATGCCATTGGTGCCGAGCAGGGCTATGTCTATGTGCGGGGCGAGTATCCGGTGGCTGCCCAGCGGCTGCGCAAGGCGATCAAGGATGCGGAGCGGGCCGGGCTGTTGGGCAGCCGGGTGCTGGATTCCAGCTTCAGCTTCAGGATCGATATCCGGATCGGTGCCGGTGCCTTTGTCTGCGGTGAAGAGACCGCGCTGCTGGCCTCGATCATGGGCAGGCGCGGCCAGCCCCGCATCCGCCCCCCTTATCCGGCCGAGGCAGGGCTGTGGGGCTGTCCCACCCTGATCAACAATGTGGAAACCTTCGGCAATATCCCCTCCATCTTCAGCATCGGCCCCCAGGCCTTTAACGCCATCGGCAACGGCAAGAGCCGGGGCACCAAGGTCTTTGCCCTCTGCGGAGAGGTGGTCAACAACGGCCTGATTGAGGTGCCGATGGGGATCTCGCTGCGGGAGATTGTGTTTGAGATCGGTGGAGGTCTGGCAAACGGCGCCGCCTTCAAGGCAGCCCAGACCGGCGGCCCCAGTGGTGGTTGTATCCCGGCTGAAAAGCTGGATACACCGGTGGATTACGAGAACCTGCAGGCGCTGGGTTCGATCATGGGTTCCGGCGGTCTTATCGTAATGGGGGAGCAGAGCTGCATGGTGGATGTGGCCCGCTTTTTCATGGAGTTCTGCCTGGATGAGAGCTGCGGCAAGTGCGTGCCCTGCCGCACCGGCACGGTGGAGATCTACCGTCTGCTTTCACGGATCTGCAACGGCAGCGCTTCTCAACGGGATCTGCAGACCCTGGAGCAGCTCTGCCGGATGGTAAAGGATACCTCGCTCTGCGGGCTGGGGGCGGCGGCACCTAACCCGGTGCTGTCCACCCTGCGCTGGTTCAGGGCAGAGTATGAGGCCCATGTGGGCGGACGGCGCTGTCCGGCCGGGGTCTGCAGCATGGATCAACTGCCGTTGCACCTGCTGGGTGAACAGTTGCTGCAGCGGATCGCGGCACTGCGCTGTGACGGGGAGGGATACTGA
- the dusB gene encoding tRNA dihydrouridine synthase DusB, with product MLRPLKIGSLTLPHNLLLAPLAGITNHVFRLICRQAGACLAFTEMISVNGMVREGEKTLALLSSSPDDRPLGVQLFGNAPELLAQAASMVKDNADLIDINMGCPVRKVVGTGAGSALLQDTARIAEIVRSVRRTTNLPLTIKIRSGWQCGDDTWQEVGRIAEAEGCDAITLHPRSRAQMFNGQADWQQIGQLKQLVKIPVIGSGDLFTPQDCRRMLSETGCDGLMVARGALGNPWIFSQTCELLEGRPVTPVSCADRMAMAEQHLALFTDYAGESVAVREMKKHLGWYIHGVPGAAALRRTVNTARNMNELLDVIEQIRKTGV from the coding sequence TTGCTTCGTCCTCTCAAAATTGGCAGTCTGACACTGCCGCATAATCTGTTACTTGCCCCGCTTGCAGGCATTACCAACCATGTTTTCAGGCTTATCTGCAGGCAGGCAGGGGCCTGCCTGGCCTTTACTGAAATGATCAGCGTCAACGGCATGGTTCGTGAAGGTGAAAAGACGCTGGCCTTGCTGTCAAGCTCTCCAGATGATCGTCCGCTGGGGGTCCAGCTGTTTGGGAACGCCCCTGAATTACTGGCCCAAGCCGCCAGTATGGTTAAGGATAACGCAGATCTTATTGATATCAATATGGGCTGCCCCGTACGCAAGGTGGTTGGTACCGGCGCCGGGTCTGCCTTGCTGCAGGATACGGCGCGGATAGCAGAAATTGTCAGATCTGTACGCAGGACTACAAATCTGCCTCTGACAATCAAGATCCGCAGCGGCTGGCAGTGCGGCGATGATACCTGGCAAGAGGTGGGGCGGATTGCCGAGGCGGAAGGGTGTGACGCTATCACCCTGCATCCCCGCAGCCGGGCCCAGATGTTCAACGGGCAGGCCGACTGGCAACAGATTGGACAGTTAAAGCAACTGGTGAAGATACCCGTGATCGGCAGTGGAGATCTGTTTACCCCGCAGGATTGCCGGAGGATGCTGTCAGAGACCGGTTGTGACGGTCTGATGGTGGCCCGTGGGGCATTGGGCAACCCCTGGATTTTCAGCCAGACCTGCGAGCTGTTGGAGGGAAGGCCGGTTACGCCGGTATCCTGTGCCGATCGAATGGCGATGGCTGAACAGCACCTTGCCCTGTTCACTGACTACGCCGGTGAATCGGTTGCGGTGCGGGAGATGAAGAAGCATCTGGGATGGTATATTCATGGTGTGCCTGGAGCGGCCGCCTTGCGCAGAACCGTCAACACGGCCCGTAACATGAATGAATTGCTGGACGTGATTGAGCAGATCAGGAAAACAGGAGTCTGA
- the polA gene encoding DNA polymerase I has translation MNNTLYLIDGSSYLYRAYFAIKRLSSPSGFPTNAIYGFTQMLLKLLKDYQPHHVAMVFDVGRVTFRTELYPAYKANRAEMPDDLRQQIGPIRDLVRAFNIPVVELQGYEADDLIGTLAARWEATGGQVVVVTGDKDLMQIVTEQTTLLDTMKNVTSAIPQVHERFGVGPEGVIDILGLAGDSSDNIPGVPGIGEKTAIKLVQQFGSMDNLLERAAEVPGKVGEKLREFSEQARLSRTLATIIKDVPYELHPDQLLAQEPDTERLNELFKLYGFHTLIKEMTAQATLQTDQYHCILTNEDLEKLALRLEAAPAFAFDTETTGLDPRTAELVGISISLQAHEAFYIPVGHRYLGMPDQLPRETVLERLRPAFGNPAIRKVGQNLKFDLQILAVAGLEVQGSWCDTMLCSYLLNPSRGGHGLDALAQEHLNHKMISYDEVTGSGKNRICFSEVEVEKATRYAAEDADATWLLHEKLLPMLKEQGLEKLLFELEMPLMEIMTRMEQHGVLLDLAYLAELGNGFGQRMQELEKRIIELAGGPFNLNSPKQLEEVLFERLGLQAGKKTKGKTGRSTDNEVLTGLAEEHEIAKLLLDYRGLTKLKSTYTDALAKLTDRQGRVHTSYNQAVTATGRLSSSDPNLQNIPIRTDEGRRIREAFIAPPGCVILAADYSQIELRVLAHLSQDPVFCDAFSQDEDIHTRTASEVFGLFPEMVTSEMRRQAKTINFGIIYGQGAFSLAKQLGVARNVAEKFIAAYKERHSGAIAFLDSCIASAKETGYVTTILGRKLPIADITSSNGNLRSFAERNAINYPIQGSAADIIKQAMLGVDRAIRAEGLQSRLIMQVHDELVFEVLETELEQMRELVNREMSQAVALKVPLKVDIQWGKNWSEAH, from the coding sequence ATGAATAACACGCTGTATCTGATCGACGGTTCATCCTACCTCTACCGGGCCTACTTTGCCATCAAGCGGCTGTCGTCCCCCAGCGGCTTTCCCACCAATGCCATCTACGGCTTTACCCAGATGCTGCTGAAGCTGTTGAAGGACTACCAGCCGCACCACGTTGCCATGGTATTTGATGTGGGGCGAGTCACCTTCCGCACCGAACTGTACCCGGCCTACAAGGCCAACCGGGCCGAGATGCCGGATGACCTGCGCCAGCAAATCGGGCCGATCCGCGATCTGGTGCGGGCCTTCAATATCCCGGTGGTGGAGTTGCAAGGGTACGAGGCTGACGATCTGATCGGCACCCTGGCAGCCCGCTGGGAGGCCACCGGCGGCCAGGTGGTGGTGGTGACCGGCGACAAGGACCTGATGCAGATCGTGACTGAGCAGACGACCCTGCTGGACACCATGAAAAACGTGACCTCTGCCATCCCCCAGGTGCATGAGCGTTTCGGCGTGGGACCGGAAGGGGTGATCGACATCCTGGGTCTGGCCGGTGACAGCTCCGACAATATCCCCGGTGTGCCGGGGATTGGCGAGAAGACCGCCATCAAGCTGGTCCAGCAGTTTGGCTCCATGGACAACCTGCTGGAGCGGGCTGCAGAGGTGCCGGGCAAGGTTGGCGAGAAGCTGCGGGAGTTTAGCGAACAGGCCCGTCTTTCCCGCACCCTGGCCACCATTATCAAGGATGTGCCCTATGAGCTGCACCCGGATCAGCTGCTAGCGCAGGAACCGGACACCGAACGGCTGAACGAGCTATTCAAGCTGTACGGCTTCCACACCCTGATCAAGGAGATGACCGCCCAGGCCACCCTGCAGACCGACCAGTACCACTGCATCCTGACAAACGAAGATCTGGAAAAACTGGCCCTGCGCCTGGAGGCAGCTCCTGCCTTTGCCTTTGATACCGAGACCACCGGCCTTGATCCACGCACAGCAGAACTAGTGGGTATTTCCATCTCGCTGCAGGCGCATGAGGCGTTCTACATCCCGGTGGGGCACCGCTATCTGGGGATGCCGGATCAGCTGCCACGGGAGACCGTGCTGGAACGCCTGCGCCCTGCCTTTGGCAACCCGGCCATCCGCAAGGTGGGCCAGAACCTTAAGTTTGACCTGCAGATACTGGCGGTTGCCGGGCTGGAGGTCCAGGGCAGCTGGTGCGACACCATGCTCTGTTCCTACCTGCTGAACCCCTCCCGCGGCGGCCACGGCCTGGATGCCCTGGCACAGGAGCACCTCAATCACAAGATGATCTCCTACGACGAGGTGACCGGCTCCGGCAAAAACCGGATCTGCTTCAGCGAGGTGGAGGTTGAGAAGGCCACCCGCTACGCGGCCGAGGATGCCGATGCCACCTGGCTGCTGCATGAGAAGCTGCTGCCGATGCTGAAAGAACAGGGGCTGGAGAAGCTGCTGTTTGAGCTGGAGATGCCGCTGATGGAGATCATGACCCGGATGGAACAGCATGGCGTGCTGCTGGATCTGGCCTATCTGGCCGAGCTGGGTAACGGTTTTGGCCAGCGGATGCAGGAGCTGGAAAAGCGGATCATTGAGCTGGCAGGCGGTCCGTTTAACCTCAACTCTCCCAAACAGCTGGAAGAGGTACTGTTTGAACGGCTGGGGCTGCAGGCAGGCAAGAAGACCAAGGGCAAGACCGGCCGTTCCACTGACAACGAGGTGCTGACCGGCCTGGCAGAGGAACATGAAATTGCCAAACTGCTGCTGGATTACCGCGGGCTGACCAAACTGAAGTCCACCTATACCGATGCCTTGGCCAAGCTGACCGACAGGCAGGGCCGTGTCCATACCTCCTATAACCAGGCGGTGACTGCCACCGGACGGCTCTCCTCATCAGACCCCAACCTTCAGAATATCCCGATCCGCACTGACGAAGGCCGCCGTATCCGCGAGGCGTTTATCGCCCCACCCGGTTGTGTGATCCTGGCTGCCGACTACTCCCAGATCGAGCTGCGGGTGCTGGCTCACCTCTCGCAAGATCCAGTCTTCTGTGATGCCTTCAGTCAGGACGAGGATATCCATACCCGTACTGCCAGTGAGGTGTTCGGCCTGTTCCCGGAGATGGTGACCAGCGAGATGCGGCGTCAGGCCAAAACCATCAACTTCGGCATCATCTACGGCCAGGGGGCCTTCTCGCTGGCCAAGCAGCTGGGAGTGGCCCGCAACGTGGCAGAGAAGTTCATAGCCGCCTACAAAGAGCGCCACAGCGGGGCAATTGCCTTTCTTGATTCCTGCATCGCCAGCGCAAAAGAGACAGGATATGTCACAACTATTTTGGGGCGTAAACTGCCGATTGCAGACATCACCAGCTCCAACGGTAACCTGCGTTCCTTTGCAGAACGTAACGCCATCAACTACCCGATCCAGGGTTCGGCAGCAGATATCATCAAACAGGCCATGCTGGGGGTGGATCGTGCCATCCGTGCCGAAGGGCTGCAAAGCCGCCTGATCATGCAGGTGCATGACGAACTGGTCTTTGAGGTGCTGGAGACAGAACTGGAACAGATGCGGGAACTGGTGAACCGGGAGATGTCGCAGGCGGTAGCCTTAAAGGTGCCGTTGAAGGTAGATATACAGTGGGGAAAAAACTGGAGTGAAGCGCATTAA
- a CDS encoding NADH-quinone oxidoreductase subunit B family protein: MSRLRLATAWLGGCSGCHMSFLDLGEQLVAMADALELVYGPLVDAKEFPEGVDVALIEGAVANFENLELLQQIRNRSKLLISFGDCAITGNVTSLRNFFSVDDLLTAVYHAGPGSAPRSDEADQVLPELLPRVLPLHQVVEVDAYIPGCPPDPERILAALTALLKGEAVELSEEQRSFG, encoded by the coding sequence ATGAGCCGGTTGCGTCTGGCAACAGCCTGGCTGGGGGGCTGCTCCGGCTGCCATATGAGCTTTCTGGACTTGGGGGAGCAGCTGGTTGCCATGGCTGACGCACTTGAACTGGTCTATGGTCCGCTGGTGGATGCCAAGGAGTTTCCGGAAGGGGTGGATGTGGCCCTGATTGAAGGAGCCGTGGCCAACTTTGAGAACCTTGAACTGCTGCAGCAGATTCGTAACCGATCAAAACTACTGATCAGTTTTGGCGACTGTGCCATTACCGGCAATGTAACCAGTTTACGCAATTTCTTCAGTGTGGATGATCTGTTGACAGCGGTCTACCATGCCGGTCCCGGCAGCGCGCCACGCAGTGATGAAGCGGATCAGGTGCTGCCGGAACTGCTGCCGCGGGTACTGCCGCTGCATCAGGTGGTGGAGGTGGATGCCTATATCCCCGGCTGCCCTCCTGATCCGGAGCGGATTCTGGCGGCGTTGACCGCCCTGTTGAAGGGGGAAGCGGTGGAGTTGAGTGAAGAACAGAGGAGCTTTGGGTAA